The proteins below are encoded in one region of Amorphus orientalis:
- a CDS encoding phosphatase PAP2 family protein has protein sequence MSHTSPPPSRLPRSFGEAIALLRTRFGWNEFVMLAALFVVAAGLWGFAEIVDEVLEGESHEFDEAIMLALRTAGDTADPIGPPALEIAMRDITALGSFPVLFLIGAIAVGYLVVLRSYASALLVIVSLVGGSALNTVLKQAFARPRPDLVAHLVDVHTLSLPSGHAMLSTVTYLTIGALLARVQPNRLLKIYTVAVAVALALLVGISRVYLGVHWPTDVLSGWCLGAAWAMACWLVARFVGRLRSPSSAAPRA, from the coding sequence ATGTCGCACACTTCTCCGCCGCCATCCAGACTTCCGAGGTCCTTCGGCGAGGCGATTGCGCTGCTGCGCACCCGCTTCGGATGGAACGAATTCGTGATGCTGGCCGCGCTGTTCGTGGTGGCCGCCGGACTGTGGGGCTTCGCGGAGATCGTCGACGAGGTGCTTGAGGGCGAGTCCCACGAGTTCGACGAAGCGATCATGCTGGCGCTGCGCACCGCCGGCGACACCGCCGATCCGATCGGTCCCCCCGCCCTGGAAATCGCCATGCGCGACATCACGGCGCTGGGCAGTTTCCCGGTCCTGTTCCTGATCGGGGCGATCGCGGTCGGCTATCTGGTCGTGCTGCGGAGCTATGCCTCCGCGCTGCTGGTCATCGTCTCGCTGGTGGGAGGCTCGGCGCTCAACACCGTCCTCAAGCAGGCCTTCGCGCGACCGCGCCCGGACCTGGTGGCCCATCTGGTCGACGTCCACACCCTGAGCCTGCCGAGCGGCCACGCGATGCTGTCCACGGTCACCTACCTGACCATCGGGGCGCTGCTGGCGCGGGTGCAGCCCAACCGGCTCCTGAAGATCTACACGGTTGCGGTGGCGGTCGCGCTGGCGCTGCTGGTCGGCATCAGCCGGGTCTATCTCGGTGTCCACTGGCCGACAGACGTACTGTCGGGCTGGTGCCTGGGGGCTGCTTGGGCGATGGCGTGCTGGCTGGTGGCGCGCTTCGTGGGCCGGCTGCGCTCGCCTTCCTCTGCGGCGCCACGGGCCTGA
- a CDS encoding MBL fold metallo-hydrolase — MERMSADKWYETRRLADDVTYICEPHIVEFYRCNIWHVRGRDRDMLIDSGMGVVSLRAHVPLVTERALTAVASHTHFDHIGCHHEFEDRCVHAAEADLLAHPTRANTLADPYVTDEIFTALPPEPYSSATYAVKAAPATRILHDGDVVDLGDRHFEVIHTPGHSPGGIALYETATQILFSGDIVYDGPLIEDTYHADAADYVASMKRLYDLPVSVVHGGHFASYGPERHREIIGAWLREKGV, encoded by the coding sequence ATGGAACGCATGTCCGCGGACAAATGGTACGAGACGCGCCGGCTCGCCGACGACGTCACCTATATCTGCGAACCCCACATCGTCGAATTCTACCGCTGCAACATCTGGCACGTTCGTGGGCGGGACCGCGACATGCTGATCGACAGCGGCATGGGCGTGGTCAGCCTGCGGGCCCATGTGCCCCTTGTCACCGAGCGCGCGCTCACGGCGGTCGCAAGCCACACCCACTTCGACCATATCGGCTGCCATCACGAGTTCGAGGACCGCTGCGTGCACGCGGCCGAGGCCGACCTCCTGGCGCATCCGACCCGCGCCAACACGCTGGCCGACCCGTACGTCACCGACGAGATCTTCACCGCCCTGCCGCCGGAGCCCTATTCCTCGGCGACATACGCCGTGAAGGCGGCGCCGGCGACCCGCATCCTGCACGACGGCGACGTCGTCGATCTGGGCGACCGGCATTTCGAGGTGATCCACACCCCCGGCCATTCGCCCGGCGGCATCGCGCTTTACGAGACCGCGACGCAGATCCTGTTTTCCGGCGACATCGTCTATGACGGTCCGCTGATCGAGGACACCTACCACGCCGACGCCGCCGACTATGTCGCCTCCATGAAGCGGCTCTATGACCTGCCGGTCTCCGTGGTCCATGGCGGCCACTTCGCCAGCTACGGTCCGGAGCGGCATCGCGAGATCATCGGCGCCTGGCTGCGCGAAAAGGGCGTTTGA
- a CDS encoding ABC transporter ATP-binding protein, whose product MKSAGIEIVHVTQKFGAFTALDDVSLSIADGEFAVLLGPSGSGKTTLLSIIGGFLIPQTGDVLIGGTDMTTVPPAKRPTTTVFQDYALFPHMTLTNNVGFGLRMRGVGTSERNARAEEMLALVGLGGQGHKKPHELSGGQRQRVALARSLAVDPAVLLLDEPLGALDMKLRRQMQEELKRIQREVGTTFVHVTHDQEEAMAIADRIVVMNKGAIEDEGRPERIYLRPQSRFAADFMGLSCFLDGAVMASADGSVTVATQAGELTVASETAFSAGDRVTLSIRPEHFLTASGDDGRQALGEAIVESVSFLGTHHQAKVRHAVDQGFEATIMLPQTGEPAPGDRVGLWVAPDTPVILKR is encoded by the coding sequence ATGAAAAGTGCCGGCATCGAGATCGTGCACGTCACGCAAAAGTTCGGCGCCTTCACCGCGCTTGATGACGTCAGCCTGTCCATCGCCGATGGCGAGTTCGCGGTCCTGCTCGGGCCGTCCGGGTCCGGCAAGACCACCCTTCTGTCGATCATCGGCGGCTTTCTGATCCCCCAGACCGGCGACGTCCTGATCGGCGGCACCGACATGACGACCGTACCGCCGGCCAAGCGGCCGACCACGACGGTGTTCCAGGACTACGCCCTGTTTCCGCACATGACGCTCACCAACAATGTCGGCTTCGGCCTCCGCATGCGCGGCGTGGGCACTTCGGAGCGCAACGCCCGCGCGGAAGAGATGCTGGCCCTGGTCGGGCTCGGCGGCCAGGGCCACAAGAAGCCCCATGAGCTTTCCGGCGGCCAGCGCCAGCGCGTGGCGCTCGCCCGCTCGCTCGCCGTCGACCCCGCCGTTCTCCTCCTGGACGAACCCTTGGGAGCGCTCGACATGAAGCTCCGCCGGCAGATGCAGGAAGAGCTGAAGCGCATCCAGCGCGAGGTCGGCACCACCTTCGTCCACGTCACCCACGACCAGGAGGAGGCGATGGCCATCGCCGACAGGATCGTGGTCATGAACAAGGGAGCGATCGAGGACGAGGGACGGCCGGAGCGCATCTATCTCAGGCCGCAGTCGCGCTTCGCCGCCGACTTCATGGGGCTCAGCTGCTTCCTCGACGGCGCCGTGATGGCCAGCGCGGACGGGTCGGTGACGGTCGCCACCCAGGCCGGCGAACTGACGGTGGCGAGCGAAACCGCCTTCTCCGCCGGTGACCGCGTCACCCTCTCGATCCGTCCCGAACACTTCCTCACCGCGTCCGGCGACGATGGACGGCAGGCGCTGGGCGAAGCAATCGTGGAGAGCGTGTCCTTCCTCGGCACCCATCACCAGGCCAAGGTGCGTCACGCGGTCGATCAGGGCTTCGAGGCCACGATCATGCTCCCGCAGACCGGCGAGCCCGCCCCCGGCGACCGGGTCGGGCTGTGGGTCGCTCCCGACACCCCGGTCATCCTGAAACGATAG
- a CDS encoding ABC transporter permease, translating into MRGATRNRAGTVAAILYAAVIYGFIFLPVIVLVLFSFQDGRFPIPPFKGFSLRWYGELFADRYLTAALVNSVVVAVISSTVAVTLGFLAAFSLARFRLPGAGFQKALIMAPLTVSYLIIGMGLLITFNQIGFPKSLLAAGIGHVAINMPLCFAILYSQMGDHQANVERAARDLGAREWQVLTLVTVPMMWPALFASFFLSMTFSWDEFIISFLLTRFDVTLPVEIWNMLRSGLNPKTNAAGSLVFGISVGLVLLLELFVLRRRRPS; encoded by the coding sequence ATGCGCGGCGCAACCCGCAACCGGGCCGGCACCGTCGCCGCCATCCTCTACGCGGCGGTGATCTACGGCTTCATCTTCCTGCCGGTGATCGTGCTGGTCCTGTTTTCCTTCCAGGACGGGCGCTTTCCGATTCCGCCCTTCAAGGGCTTCTCGCTGCGCTGGTACGGCGAGCTCTTCGCCGACCGCTACCTGACCGCCGCGCTGGTCAATTCCGTCGTGGTGGCCGTGATCTCCTCCACCGTCGCGGTGACGCTGGGCTTCCTGGCCGCCTTCTCGCTCGCCCGCTTCCGGCTGCCGGGCGCCGGCTTCCAGAAGGCGCTGATCATGGCGCCGCTGACCGTCTCCTACCTGATCATCGGCATGGGCCTCCTGATCACCTTCAACCAGATCGGCTTTCCCAAATCGCTGCTGGCGGCCGGCATCGGCCACGTGGCGATCAACATGCCGCTGTGCTTCGCGATCCTCTACTCCCAGATGGGCGACCATCAGGCCAACGTGGAGCGGGCGGCGCGCGACCTCGGCGCCCGCGAATGGCAGGTGCTGACCCTCGTCACCGTGCCGATGATGTGGCCGGCGCTGTTCGCGAGCTTCTTCCTGTCGATGACCTTTTCCTGGGACGAGTTCATCATCTCGTTCCTGCTCACCCGCTTCGACGTCACGCTGCCCGTCGAGATCTGGAACATGCTGCGATCGGGCCTGAACCCGAAGACGAACGCTGCCGGCAGCCTCGTCTTCGGCATCTCGGTCGGGCTCGTCCTGCTGCTCGAACTCTTCGTGCTCAGGCGCAGGAGACCTTCATGA
- a CDS encoding ABC transporter permease, translating to MATVHRRGSADLRPFGFVAPALAWTVAFFCVPFVVMAIVSLWERVGTDLVASWSFANYAKFFARGHFFEAMVNSLEVTFLVTVLSVLLAYPLAWILAEKVPPRWQRLALICAILPFWTSYVVRSYAWVLVLASNGVVNQALQATGLIDEPLRLANTRTATVIGFVHFFVMLLTLTIFANLMQLPKNYARAAADLGAGPIRTFWYVILPLTLPGIMVGAFLTFVLCIGDYITPQILGGNSDLVMPQLIMLQIDRRADFPTASALAILLMVVVTVVYIACARWLKLERS from the coding sequence ATGGCGACCGTCCACAGACGCGGCTCAGCCGACCTGAGGCCCTTCGGCTTCGTCGCGCCCGCGCTCGCGTGGACGGTCGCCTTCTTCTGCGTTCCCTTCGTGGTGATGGCGATCGTCTCGCTGTGGGAACGCGTCGGCACGGACCTGGTCGCGAGCTGGAGTTTCGCCAATTATGCGAAGTTCTTCGCGCGCGGCCACTTCTTCGAAGCGATGGTCAACTCGCTCGAGGTCACCTTTCTGGTCACCGTCCTCTCGGTGCTGCTGGCCTATCCGCTTGCCTGGATCCTGGCGGAGAAGGTGCCGCCGCGCTGGCAGCGCCTGGCGCTGATCTGCGCGATCCTGCCGTTCTGGACCTCCTACGTGGTCCGCTCCTACGCCTGGGTTCTGGTGCTCGCCAGCAACGGCGTGGTCAATCAGGCGCTCCAGGCGACCGGTCTCATCGATGAGCCGCTGCGGCTGGCCAACACCCGCACCGCCACCGTCATCGGCTTCGTCCACTTCTTCGTCATGCTGCTGACGCTCACGATCTTCGCCAACCTGATGCAGCTGCCGAAGAACTATGCCCGGGCCGCCGCCGATCTCGGCGCCGGTCCGATCCGCACCTTCTGGTACGTGATCCTGCCGCTGACCCTTCCCGGCATCATGGTCGGCGCGTTCCTGACCTTCGTCCTGTGCATCGGGGACTACATCACCCCCCAGATCTTGGGCGGGAACTCCGACCTCGTCATGCCCCAGCTCATCATGCTGCAGATCGACCGGCGCGCCGATTTCCCGACGGCGTCGGCCCTCGCCATCCTGCTGATGGTCGTGGTCACCGTCGTCTACATCGCCTGCGCCCGCTGGCTGAAACTGGAGCGGAGCTGA
- a CDS encoding ABC transporter substrate-binding protein — protein sequence MKTAMRTSLLALGVSAVALVAGQAQAQDQLNALVWCDHTDRELIQPFEEEHNVRVNLKEYEGTGTALSLIEQSQPGDWDVLVVDGIDVPRVVEAGILGELPADIAPDSIFPEVALDSQQVLDGKRYAVTEKFGYNTVSFNQAEVDPSVMADMTNLWSDGDLEGKLAVYDYYLPVMGMVAMGLGKKTADLSEADLPDIRDALFKLKDNAALVGGVVASQTALATGEVDVLVGGGEWVTAGLSAENPDLEWILPEQGGVMWSQSIGVFADSERKDLATEFVKYILSPEAQAKLATSSCYWAMPANEAAGDHLSEQQKKALRWDDQGEYLQNVQLYPAPDAELDAKMQDVWAEFLQH from the coding sequence ATGAAGACAGCCATGCGAACCAGCCTTCTCGCCCTCGGCGTGTCCGCCGTCGCGCTCGTCGCCGGCCAGGCCCAGGCCCAGGACCAGCTCAACGCCCTGGTCTGGTGCGACCACACCGACCGCGAGCTGATCCAGCCCTTCGAGGAAGAGCACAACGTCCGTGTGAACCTGAAGGAATACGAGGGCACGGGCACGGCGCTTTCCCTCATCGAGCAGTCCCAGCCCGGCGACTGGGACGTGCTCGTCGTCGACGGCATCGACGTGCCCCGTGTCGTCGAGGCCGGCATCCTGGGCGAACTGCCGGCAGACATTGCGCCGGACAGCATCTTCCCCGAGGTCGCCCTCGACAGCCAGCAGGTGCTCGACGGCAAGCGCTACGCCGTCACCGAGAAATTCGGCTACAACACCGTCTCCTTCAACCAGGCGGAAGTCGACCCGTCGGTCATGGCCGACATGACCAATCTCTGGTCCGACGGCGATCTCGAAGGCAAGCTTGCCGTCTACGACTACTACCTGCCTGTCATGGGCATGGTGGCGATGGGCCTCGGCAAGAAGACGGCCGATCTCAGCGAGGCCGATCTTCCGGATATCCGCGACGCGCTGTTCAAGCTGAAGGATAACGCAGCGCTCGTCGGCGGCGTCGTCGCCTCCCAGACGGCGCTTGCGACCGGCGAGGTCGACGTTCTGGTCGGCGGCGGCGAGTGGGTCACGGCGGGCCTCTCCGCCGAGAACCCGGACCTGGAGTGGATCCTGCCGGAACAGGGCGGCGTGATGTGGTCCCAGTCGATCGGCGTCTTCGCCGATTCCGAGCGCAAGGATCTGGCCACCGAGTTCGTGAAGTACATCCTGTCGCCGGAAGCCCAGGCCAAGCTCGCCACCTCGTCCTGCTACTGGGCGATGCCGGCCAACGAGGCCGCGGGCGATCACCTCAGCGAGCAGCAGAAGAAGGCGCTGCGCTGGGACGATCAGGGCGAGTATCTGCAGAACGTGCAGCTCTATCCCGCTCCCGACGCCGAGCTCGACGCCAAGATGCAGGACGTCTGGGCGGAATTCCTGCAGCACTGA
- the speB gene encoding agmatinase, whose amino-acid sequence MPRFGGPVTMMRLPSQPTAEGLDACFVGIPLDIGTSNRSGTRMGPRQIRDESRMLRPFNMGTGAKPFDSLQVADIGDVALNTFDLKKSVALIEEDYHAILAHDCVPLTLGGDHTLTYPILKAVSKKHGPVALIHIDAHADTSDEMFGEKIAHGTPFRRAFEDGCLDAQNTFQIGLRGTGYSPEDFDWARDKGFTVIQAEECWYKSMAPVMETVRERMGPDRPVYLTYDIDSLDPAFAPGTGTVEVGGLSTWQALEIVRGCRGLNLVGCDLVEVSPPYDPSGNTALIAANLLYEMLCVLPGVRY is encoded by the coding sequence ATGCCCCGCTTCGGCGGTCCGGTCACGATGATGCGCCTTCCGAGCCAACCCACCGCGGAAGGGCTCGACGCCTGCTTCGTCGGCATTCCGCTCGACATCGGCACCTCCAACCGGTCGGGCACCCGGATGGGCCCGCGCCAGATCCGCGACGAGAGCCGCATGCTGCGGCCGTTCAACATGGGCACCGGGGCGAAGCCGTTCGACAGCCTCCAGGTCGCCGACATCGGCGACGTCGCCCTCAACACCTTCGACCTGAAGAAGTCGGTCGCCCTGATCGAGGAGGACTATCACGCGATCCTCGCCCATGACTGCGTCCCGCTGACGCTCGGCGGCGACCACACGCTGACCTATCCGATCCTGAAGGCGGTCTCGAAGAAGCACGGCCCCGTCGCCCTCATCCACATCGACGCCCACGCCGACACCAGCGACGAGATGTTCGGCGAGAAGATCGCTCACGGCACCCCCTTCCGCCGCGCTTTCGAAGATGGCTGCCTGGACGCTCAGAACACCTTCCAGATTGGCCTGCGCGGGACGGGCTACAGCCCCGAGGACTTCGACTGGGCGCGCGACAAGGGGTTCACGGTCATCCAGGCCGAGGAGTGCTGGTACAAGTCGATGGCGCCGGTGATGGAGACCGTCCGCGAGCGGATGGGCCCGGACCGGCCGGTCTACCTCACCTACGACATCGACAGCCTCGACCCCGCCTTCGCGCCCGGCACCGGGACCGTGGAGGTCGGCGGTCTCTCGACGTGGCAGGCGCTGGAGATCGTGCGCGGCTGCCGCGGCCTGAATCTCGTGGGCTGCGATCTGGTCGAGGTCTCGCCGCCCTATGATCCCTCAGGCAACACGGCGCTGATCGCGGCGAACCTGCTCTACGAGATGCTCTGCGTCCTGCCGGGCGTTCGCTACTGA
- a CDS encoding LysR family transcriptional regulator, producing the protein MRLAGSDLRLLQVFDAVVRNGGFSAAEAELNIASSTISNHMTALEQRLGIKLCQRGRVGFALTEKGRRVHEAVRRLFRGIADFETDTDALRGRLTGELKVALVDSVAGDPNCRLTDAIRAFKTLAPDVSLSLVQERPQELQARVHDGTYHCGIGSFPHTISGLDRTPLYDERHELYVGVGHPLFEVPEDELNSAMLRRHAMVRRAYWREQDHKRFNLGPVEATVHQIEPQLMLVLSGRFVGFLPEHVAAPYVADGELRPILGEEINYVCGFEFLSRQGHRITQVLQEFRRCCIAAHESISRSD; encoded by the coding sequence ATGCGGCTCGCCGGTTCCGATCTCCGCCTCCTCCAGGTCTTCGACGCGGTGGTGCGCAATGGCGGATTCTCCGCTGCGGAAGCCGAGCTCAACATCGCGTCCTCCACGATCTCCAACCACATGACGGCGCTGGAGCAGCGGCTCGGCATCAAGCTGTGCCAGCGCGGCCGGGTCGGCTTCGCGCTGACGGAAAAGGGCCGCCGGGTGCACGAGGCCGTGCGCCGGCTGTTTCGCGGGATCGCGGATTTCGAGACGGACACCGATGCGCTCAGGGGACGGCTCACGGGCGAGCTCAAGGTGGCGCTGGTCGACAGCGTGGCGGGCGACCCGAACTGCCGGCTGACCGACGCCATCCGCGCCTTCAAGACGCTGGCGCCGGACGTGTCGCTGTCGCTTGTGCAGGAGCGGCCCCAGGAGCTGCAGGCGCGGGTCCACGACGGCACCTACCATTGCGGGATCGGCTCGTTCCCGCACACGATCTCCGGCCTCGACCGCACGCCGCTCTATGACGAGCGCCACGAGCTGTATGTCGGCGTCGGGCATCCGCTGTTTGAGGTGCCGGAGGACGAGCTGAACTCGGCGATGCTGCGCCGGCACGCCATGGTGCGCCGGGCCTACTGGCGCGAACAGGATCACAAGCGCTTCAATCTCGGACCGGTCGAGGCGACGGTGCACCAGATCGAGCCGCAGCTGATGCTGGTGCTTTCCGGCCGGTTCGTCGGCTTTCTGCCTGAGCACGTGGCGGCGCCCTATGTCGCGGACGGGGAGCTGCGTCCGATCCTCGGCGAGGAGATCAACTATGTCTGCGGCTTCGAGTTTTTGAGCCGGCAGGGCCACCGGATCACCCAGGTGCTGCAGGAATTCCGGCGCTGCTGCATCGCGGCGCACGAGAGCATTTCCCGTTCAGATTGA
- a CDS encoding 5-guanidino-2-oxopentanoate decarboxylase: protein MQLSVSLGAVLPRLLKSYGVEIVFGIPGIHTVELYRGLTDSGIRHITPRHEQGAGFMADGYARASGKPGVCFIISGPGMTNIVTAMGQAYGDSVPMLVISTVNEHGRMGSGDGWLHELPNQSGLVDGVAAFSRTLHTTGELAPALAQAFAVFDSARPRPVHIEIPIDVLLAEVADAEPAAPMRLARPAPNPAALDRAADLLAGARAPVILAGGGARDARIGELAERLDAPVIMTTNGRGLVPSGHPLGVSLSATYPATRSLIADADVVLAVGTELGPTDYDMFEDGGFALPGTLIRIDLDPLQITRWIAPALGLVGDAALAVDGLLERLGPTGRTDGADRAARANAGAAELPEMARRDLSILAAVRETLPDARIAGDSTQLVYSGNAAFAMDRPASYFNSATGYGTLGYGLPSAIGAKLADDRPVIALSGDGGLQFCLGELASAVEAGAPVILLLHDNDGYGEIKSYMQARNIRPIGVDIVTPDLATIAAASGWQVVKPSVETFTDDLLESSRRDGPTMLIFTDAFREGWPA, encoded by the coding sequence ATGCAGCTTTCCGTGTCCCTGGGCGCCGTGCTTCCGCGGCTGCTCAAGAGCTACGGCGTCGAGATCGTGTTCGGCATCCCCGGCATCCACACAGTGGAGCTCTACCGGGGCCTCACCGACAGCGGCATCCGCCATATCACCCCGCGCCACGAGCAGGGCGCCGGCTTCATGGCCGACGGATATGCGCGCGCCAGCGGGAAGCCGGGCGTGTGCTTCATCATTTCCGGGCCGGGCATGACCAATATCGTGACCGCCATGGGCCAGGCCTACGGCGATTCCGTTCCTATGCTGGTCATCTCCACCGTCAACGAGCACGGCCGCATGGGCAGCGGCGACGGCTGGCTGCACGAACTTCCAAACCAGAGCGGGCTCGTGGACGGCGTCGCCGCGTTCAGCCGGACCCTCCACACCACCGGCGAACTGGCGCCGGCGCTGGCCCAGGCCTTCGCCGTCTTCGACAGCGCGCGCCCCCGGCCGGTCCATATCGAGATCCCGATCGACGTTCTCCTGGCCGAGGTCGCCGACGCCGAGCCCGCCGCGCCGATGCGGCTTGCCCGCCCGGCTCCGAACCCCGCCGCTCTCGACCGGGCGGCCGACCTTCTCGCCGGCGCCCGCGCCCCGGTCATTCTCGCCGGCGGCGGCGCCCGCGACGCCCGCATCGGCGAGCTGGCCGAGCGCCTCGACGCCCCCGTGATCATGACAACGAACGGACGTGGCCTGGTGCCCTCCGGCCATCCACTTGGCGTGTCGCTGTCGGCCACCTATCCGGCGACCCGGTCGCTGATTGCCGACGCCGACGTGGTTCTGGCGGTCGGAACCGAACTCGGGCCGACCGACTACGACATGTTCGAGGACGGCGGCTTCGCGCTTCCCGGCACCCTGATCCGCATCGACCTGGATCCGCTCCAGATCACCCGCTGGATCGCACCGGCGCTCGGCCTCGTCGGCGACGCGGCGCTGGCCGTGGACGGGCTTCTGGAGCGTCTCGGTCCGACGGGCCGCACCGACGGTGCCGACCGTGCGGCCCGGGCCAACGCCGGCGCGGCGGAGCTTCCGGAGATGGCGCGCCGGGATCTCTCGATCCTGGCCGCCGTGCGCGAGACCCTGCCGGACGCGCGGATTGCGGGCGATTCCACCCAGCTCGTCTATTCCGGCAACGCCGCCTTCGCCATGGACCGGCCGGCGAGCTACTTCAATTCCGCGACCGGCTACGGGACCCTCGGCTACGGACTTCCCTCCGCCATCGGCGCGAAGTTGGCCGACGACAGGCCGGTGATTGCGCTCTCCGGCGACGGCGGTCTGCAGTTCTGTCTGGGCGAACTCGCCAGCGCGGTGGAAGCCGGAGCGCCGGTGATCCTGCTCCTCCACGACAATGACGGCTACGGCGAGATCAAGTCCTACATGCAGGCCCGCAACATCCGGCCGATCGGTGTCGATATCGTCACGCCCGATCTGGCGACGATTGCAGCCGCCTCCGGCTGGCAGGTGGTGAAGCCGTCGGTGGAGACCTTCACCGACGATCTTCTCGAGTCGTCCCGGCGCGACGGCCCGACCATGCTGATCTTCACCGACGCCTTCCGGGAAGGCTGGCCGGCCTGA
- a CDS encoding ABC transporter permease, whose amino-acid sequence MKVSRPGPVMIALAALVAVFLLMPLLAVVPVSFTPKRYLSIPEEAWSLRHYRNLIEDPAWLDSILISFRVGLLASALATGLGLCFTLGIWLLRPAWSRLLMGIAILPMVAPPVVSALTLYFFLNWLSQIYGPIGYDTWIGVAIAHAVMISPYAVVVLTVALSQVDRRIDLAAKSMGASLSRRIFQVILPNIRFGILGAFFLCFVLSWDEIGVTLFITSVDAITLPRRMWMGLRDNVDPTIAAISVILIAIVTLVILARTAWQLTRRKANS is encoded by the coding sequence GTGAAGGTCTCCCGCCCCGGCCCCGTCATGATCGCGCTGGCGGCCCTCGTCGCCGTATTCCTGCTGATGCCGCTCCTCGCCGTGGTGCCGGTGAGCTTCACCCCGAAGCGCTATCTCAGCATCCCCGAGGAAGCCTGGTCGCTGCGCCACTACCGCAACCTGATAGAAGATCCGGCCTGGCTCGACAGCATCCTGATCTCCTTCCGGGTCGGGCTTCTGGCCAGCGCGCTGGCCACCGGGCTCGGACTCTGTTTTACGCTCGGCATCTGGCTGCTGAGGCCGGCCTGGTCGCGGCTTCTCATGGGCATCGCCATCCTGCCGATGGTCGCCCCGCCGGTGGTGTCCGCCCTCACCCTCTATTTCTTCCTGAACTGGCTCTCCCAGATCTACGGCCCGATCGGCTACGACACCTGGATCGGCGTCGCCATCGCCCATGCGGTGATGATCTCGCCCTATGCCGTCGTCGTGCTGACGGTGGCGCTCTCCCAGGTCGACCGGCGGATCGATCTCGCCGCCAAGTCCATGGGTGCCTCGCTTTCCCGGCGCATTTTCCAGGTCATCCTGCCGAACATCCGGTTCGGGATTCTCGGCGCCTTCTTCCTGTGTTTCGTCCTGTCCTGGGACGAGATCGGCGTGACCCTGTTCATCACCTCCGTCGACGCCATCACCCTGCCGCGGCGGATGTGGATGGGCCTGCGCGACAACGTCGACCCCACGATTGCCGCGATCTCGGTGATCCTGATCGCCATCGTCACCCTCGTGATCCTGGCCCGGACGGCCTGGCAACTCACCCGCAGGAAGGCCAACTCCTGA